The window CGGTAGCCGCGGCGTGTGTCGTGGCAAGCATAATTGGAGACTTCTTGCCGGCGACGCTGAATCTCGACGACCCTGATCCAGAGTGCGATCTATTTCATGTCAGGGGAGCGGCTCGTTCCGGTCGGATCAACGTCGCTTTGTGTACGAGCTTTGGCTTTGGATCACGTAACGCTGCTCTAATTATTCAAAGGACTGATGATGTCTACAGTTGACGAACGAGCGATCGAAGATGTGGTGCTTGAGATTCTGTCCATGGAACTGAAAGAGCCGGCAGAACGTATCGTTCAGGCGAGGTCGCTGAAGAAAGAGCTTGGAATGGATTCTATCGCTGCCGCGAATGCTATCTTTACGCTGGAGGATCGATACGGCATCGAAATCGAGCTTGAGGAGGGGGACGCTGTAGATTCCTTTCGCGATATTATTAACGTCGTGAGGCGCGCATTGGTTCGAGCGCCTGTAGCGTAGGTCGAGTTTCGGAGTGATCGCGCTACCATGCGGGGAGTGATCCTCGCGCGATTGATGCGCGCTTGGGCAGGTCGGATCGATGTTCTCGGTGCTGAGGGCGCGATCGACAAGTTGTCGTCGATTCGGGATCGCGCAGGCGCGGTCCCGTTGTTGTATTTTCACTGGACGATCGACGAGTTTCCGCGACTTGTCGTCGCACAGCGGTTTCCGGAGGCGCTCGGACCGGATGTAAGCTACGTGACTGATGATACTATCGGCGGACGTCTCGGTCGCGATGTGCTGAACTGGTTGGGCTACCGAACTCTCGCTTTCAGAGTTTCGCACCCAGCCTATCGAGTTGCTGACTTGAAGAGAATCTTGGCTGCGCCGGGAAGTGTCAGTATCTCAGCGGATGGCCGTGGTCCTTACGGTGCAGTGCACAGTGGCCTTCCGCAGTTGGCGATTCGCAAGAATGCGATCGCAGTGCCGGTGTCAGTAGTCTCTTCGAGCGCGGTCTACTTCGGTCGCCCGGGGCCGATGGCCGTGCCCCACTTGGGGGCAAAGGTGGCGATCTCAATAGGTGAGCCGATTTCTCCGGAGTCCATCAAGGATGGTGGGCCGGGTGTGCTCCAAGGCGCGCTGATGAAGGCACGATTGGCGGGATTGTCAATCTTGTGGGCACAGCGAAGTAGCTAGCGGATCGGTGGCAGCGGGACCTAAGAGAACGTGGGCGGAGCGGCGCCGACTGTACGTGCAGGGCCTCACGGTTCGTGCGGTATTGTCTTGCGTATTCGCCGGCGTAGCACTTTTGTTCTCCGCGTGGGGCGCGATTCCTCGGTCAAACGCGGCTACGGTAGCGGGTATCTTGGTGGCCGCTGCGGCGGTAAACCTTCTCTATTGGGAAATTGGTCGTCGGCGCTCTTTCCCGATCGGCGATTTTGCGGCGCATCAATGTGTAGATGTCGTCGTGTTCACGCTTGCGATCTATTTTGCTGGTGGACTTCATCTGCCGTACTGCGCATTGGCATATTCGCCGATCGTGCACATTGCGGCACTGGCTGAGTCGCGGCGAACGGCTCTTGCGTTGGGCGCGTTGGCGGTTTGTGGGTTGACCGCGCTCGTGGTCTTGGAAAGCAATGGCCTCGTGGAGTCGTATGCTGGAATTTGGGGCTACCGGCTACCACTACGAACACAGATAATCGCGCTCGTATTTAGCGGTGTATATCTGTTGATGTTGGGTTGGGTCACCGGCACGCTGGGGAATCAACTTAAGGAATCGAATGCAAGTTTGGAGGAGGCCGGCGAGCGGCTTCGTGAGCAGAATCGTAGCCTCGAGCGCCGCGTCGAGGAACGCACGGCGAGGCTTGCTCGCGCGACACAGGAGATCGAGGATCTCGTTCACATTATTTCGCATGATCTGAAGAACGTGGCGGTGGCGGCAACGGAGACAGCCCGAAAATTGAGTTCGGCGGAGTCTCAGAACCTGTCCGAACGCGGACGGCGCTACGCAGCGAATCTTCTCGAAGACGGCCGCACGATGTCCCGCATGCTAGAGGACCTGCTCCTCGTATTCCGCCACACCGAGGGCGCGGGGACCCGCAGTGAATGGGTGGACGTCGACGCTGTGGTGCGTCAGGCGGTTCGCCAGATGCAGTACCAGATCGAATCGAAGGGGATCGAGGTCAGCATCGGGCCGTTGCCGTCGGTCTTTGCCGAGACGCAGAAGATCCGGCATATCTTCGACAACTTGATCAACAACGCCTGCAAGTACGTGGGCGACAAGAAGCCGGCGCGGATCGAGGTGGGGGGCAGCGCGCACGATTCCGTCGTGACCTTTTTCGTCAAGGACAATGGGATCGGGCTCGACGAGCGGCAGCAGGAGCGCATCTTCCAGCTCTACCATCGGTCGCCGACCCAGGAGGTGGCTGGGGTGGCGCAGGAAGGGCATGGGGTGGGGTTGGCGATCGTGAAGCGAATCGTCGAGCGCTACGGAGGCTCGATCAAGGTGCAAAGCGTGGTGCACGAGGGGACCACCTTCGAGGTCACGCTGCCGCGCGGTGACGAGTCGCTCGCATGACGGAAGCGCCGGCACAGTCGGTCTACGTCCTTCTCGTCGAGGACAACCCTCGACATGCGGAGCTGATCCGCGACGAACTCGAGATCGAGCTGCCCGAGGTCTCCGTCGTCGTTGCACCGGGCGTTGGGGAGGCTCGCGAGGCGCTGGACCAGCGACGCTTCGATCTGGTGATCCTCGACTTCCGTCTACCCGACGGCGATGGCCTGGAGATCCTTCGCCAGCTCAAGTCCGAGGGACGACAGGAGCCGGTCGTATTTGTGACCACGAGCTCGTCGACCACGATCGCAGTCGAGGCGATGAAGATCGGCGCCGAGGACTACATCGTCAAGGAGGAAGGCTACGTCTCGGTTCTGCCGTTCGTCGTGCGCGATGTCATCGAGCGCTCACGGTTGCGCGCAGAGCGCACCGAGCTCCAAGCCCGACTCGTACGCGCGGAGCGCTTGGCCT is drawn from Candidatus Binatia bacterium and contains these coding sequences:
- a CDS encoding acyl carrier protein; translation: MMSTVDERAIEDVVLEILSMELKEPAERIVQARSLKKELGMDSIAAANAIFTLEDRYGIEIELEEGDAVDSFRDIINVVRRALVRAPVA
- a CDS encoding HAMP domain-containing sensor histidine kinase; the encoded protein is MQGLTVRAVLSCVFAGVALLFSAWGAIPRSNAATVAGILVAAAAVNLLYWEIGRRRSFPIGDFAAHQCVDVVVFTLAIYFAGGLHLPYCALAYSPIVHIAALAESRRTALALGALAVCGLTALVVLESNGLVESYAGIWGYRLPLRTQIIALVFSGVYLLMLGWVTGTLGNQLKESNASLEEAGERLREQNRSLERRVEERTARLARATQEIEDLVHIISHDLKNVAVAATETARKLSSAESQNLSERGRRYAANLLEDGRTMSRMLEDLLLVFRHTEGAGTRSEWVDVDAVVRQAVRQMQYQIESKGIEVSIGPLPSVFAETQKIRHIFDNLINNACKYVGDKKPARIEVGGSAHDSVVTFFVKDNGIGLDERQQERIFQLYHRSPTQEVAGVAQEGHGVGLAIVKRIVERYGGSIKVQSVVHEGTTFEVTLPRGDESLA